A DNA window from Pseudomonas tohonis contains the following coding sequences:
- the glgB gene encoding 1,4-alpha-glucan branching protein GlgB — protein MNDVTMEQGADRAQIEALVRAEHGDPFAFLGPHHDDQGPVVRAYLPGALGVELLDGDSGQTLCPFEQAATPGLFIARPAQLQRYRLRIHWSEGVQETEDPYAFGPLLGETDLYLFAEGNHRELGKVFGAQLTEHEGVPGVRFALWAPNARRVSVVGAFNGWDGRRHPMRLRHPAGVWELFVPRLQAGEVYKYELLGQHGLLPLKADPVALATELPPATGSVVSAPLDFHWQDQDWMDGRQRGQAHDRPLSIYEVHVGSWRKEGGNDGRVLNWHELAEQLIPYVQELGFSHIELLPIMEHPFGGSWGYQPLSQFAPTSRYGSPRDFAAFIDACHRAGIGVILDWVPAHFPTDAHGLGRFDGTALYEYAHPFEGFHQDWDTYIYNLGRTEVHGFMLASALHWLRAYHIDGLRVDAVASMLYRDYSRKDGEWIPNRHGGRENLEAIDFLRHLNDVVATEAPGALVIAEESTAWPGVSRPTREGGLGFAYKWNMGWMHDSLKYASEDPVNRSHHHHQLTFGLLYAFSEHFILPISHDEVVHGKRSLLDKMPGDRWQKFANLRLYFSFMWSHPGKKLLFMGCEFGQWREWSHDSELDWYLLRYGEHQGVQTLLRDLNALYRAEPALHQLDGVAEGFQWLIGDDKGNSVYAWLRKGQDGAPLLVVHNFTPVPRSGYRIGVPLPGTWQVLLNSDAEGYAGSNAGTLAEAHAEDDTSHGQPHSLVLDLPPLGALILKPTST, from the coding sequence ATGAATGATGTGACGATGGAGCAGGGCGCCGACCGCGCCCAGATCGAGGCACTGGTGCGTGCCGAGCACGGCGACCCCTTCGCCTTCCTCGGCCCGCACCACGACGACCAGGGCCCGGTGGTCCGCGCCTACCTGCCGGGCGCCCTGGGCGTCGAGCTGCTGGATGGCGACAGCGGCCAGACCCTGTGCCCCTTCGAACAGGCCGCCACGCCGGGCCTGTTCATCGCCCGGCCCGCGCAGCTGCAGCGCTATCGCCTGCGCATCCACTGGAGCGAAGGCGTGCAGGAAACCGAGGACCCCTACGCCTTCGGCCCGCTGCTGGGCGAGACCGACCTCTACCTGTTCGCCGAGGGCAACCATCGCGAGCTGGGCAAGGTCTTCGGCGCCCAGCTCACCGAGCACGAAGGCGTGCCCGGCGTGCGTTTCGCCCTGTGGGCGCCCAATGCCCGGCGCGTCTCCGTGGTGGGCGCGTTCAACGGCTGGGACGGGCGCCGCCACCCCATGCGCCTGCGTCACCCGGCGGGGGTCTGGGAGCTGTTCGTGCCCCGCCTGCAGGCGGGCGAGGTGTACAAGTACGAGCTGCTCGGCCAGCACGGCCTGCTGCCGCTCAAGGCCGACCCCGTGGCCCTGGCCACCGAGCTGCCGCCGGCCACCGGCTCGGTGGTCAGCGCGCCGCTGGACTTCCACTGGCAGGACCAGGACTGGATGGACGGCCGCCAGCGCGGCCAGGCCCACGACCGCCCGCTGTCGATCTACGAGGTGCACGTCGGCTCCTGGCGCAAGGAGGGCGGCAACGACGGCCGCGTGCTCAACTGGCACGAGCTGGCCGAACAGCTGATTCCCTACGTGCAGGAGCTGGGCTTCAGCCATATCGAGCTGCTGCCGATCATGGAGCACCCCTTCGGCGGTTCCTGGGGCTACCAGCCGCTGTCGCAGTTCGCGCCCACCTCGCGCTACGGCAGCCCGCGCGACTTCGCCGCCTTCATCGACGCCTGCCACCGCGCCGGCATCGGCGTCATCCTCGACTGGGTGCCGGCGCATTTCCCCACCGACGCCCACGGCCTGGGCCGCTTCGACGGCACCGCGCTGTACGAGTACGCGCACCCCTTCGAGGGCTTCCACCAGGACTGGGACACCTACATCTACAACCTCGGCCGCACCGAGGTGCACGGCTTCATGCTGGCCTCCGCGCTGCACTGGCTGCGCGCCTACCACATCGACGGGCTGCGCGTGGACGCCGTGGCCTCGATGCTCTACCGCGACTACTCGCGCAAGGACGGGGAGTGGATCCCCAACCGCCACGGCGGCCGCGAGAACCTGGAGGCCATCGACTTCCTGCGCCACCTCAACGACGTGGTCGCCACCGAGGCGCCGGGCGCGCTGGTGATAGCCGAAGAATCCACCGCCTGGCCCGGCGTCAGCCGGCCCACCCGCGAGGGCGGGCTGGGCTTCGCCTACAAATGGAACATGGGCTGGATGCACGACAGCCTGAAGTACGCCAGCGAAGACCCGGTCAACCGCAGCCATCACCACCACCAGCTGACCTTCGGCCTGCTCTACGCCTTCTCCGAGCACTTCATCCTGCCCATCTCCCATGACGAGGTGGTGCACGGCAAGCGCTCGCTGCTGGACAAGATGCCCGGCGACCGCTGGCAGAAGTTCGCCAACCTGCGCCTCTACTTCAGCTTCATGTGGAGCCATCCGGGCAAGAAGCTGCTGTTCATGGGCTGCGAGTTCGGCCAATGGCGCGAGTGGAGCCATGACAGCGAACTGGACTGGTACCTGCTGCGCTACGGCGAGCACCAGGGCGTGCAGACCCTGCTGCGCGACCTCAACGCCCTGTACCGCGCCGAGCCCGCGCTGCACCAGCTGGACGGCGTCGCCGAAGGCTTCCAGTGGCTGATCGGCGACGACAAGGGCAATAGCGTCTACGCCTGGCTGCGCAAGGGCCAGGACGGCGCGCCGCTGCTGGTGGTGCACAACTTCACCCCCGTGCCGCGCTCGGGCTACCGCATCGGCGTACCGCTGCCCGGCACCTGGCAGGTGCTGCTCAACAGCGACGCCGAAGGGTACGCCGGCAGCAACGCCGGCACCCTCGCCGAAGCGCACGCCGAGGACGATACCAGCCACGGCCAGCCCCACTCCCTGGTGCTCGACCTCCCGCCGCTGGGCGCGCTGATCCTCAAGCCCACCTCGACCTAG
- the treS gene encoding maltose alpha-D-glucosyltransferase produces the protein MAKRQRPAAFLNDPLWYKDAVIYQVHVKSFFDSNNDGIGDFPGLIDKLDYIAELGVNTIWLLPFYPSPRRDDGYDIAEYRGVHPDYGSMADARRFIAEAHRRGLRVITELVINHTSDQHPWFKRAREAKKGSRARDYYVWSDTDQHYQGTRIIFLDTEKSNWTWDPVAGQYFWHRFYSHQPDLNFDNPQVMREVLAVMRFWLDLGVDGLRLDAIPYLIERDGTHNENLPETHQVLKRIRAELDAKYPDRMLLAEANQWPEDTQLYFGGNESGEGDECHMAFHFPLMPRMYMAIAQEDRFPITDILRQTPDIPANCQWAIFLRNHDELTLEMVTDQERDYLWDYYAADRRARINLGIRRRLAPLVERDRRRIELLNSLLLSMPGTPTLYYGDEIGMGDNIFLGDRDGVRTPMQWSIDRNGGFSRADPASLVLPPIMDPLYGFQTINVEAQARDPHSLLNWTRRMLAVRKQQKAFGRGSLKMLSPANRRILAYLREYTGPDGRHEIVLCVANLSRAAQAAELELSAYDGKVPVEMVGGSPFPPIGQLNYLLTLPPYGFYWFLLADEAQMPTWHVPPVDRLPELPTLVIKHDLQELLRGAAGGTLARESLPAYLPKRRWFSGDGAGEVRLLYAVPFGEADELCVLAEVESRDGERREHYQLPLAFVAEHQAGSAVPEQLALARLRRGRQVGLLTDAFTLPGFVRQVVRQLSRGQVLRWQGSELQFAPTSRLVDFIGALDGDVNLVSAEQSNSSAVIGESMVLKLVRRVLPGIHPETEMGGYLTEQGFANIPPLLGEVRRVDEAGTPHTLMVLQAFLSNQGDAWQWTQNTLERAVRDELAGGVSGLESQYTALVELEAFARMLGRRLGEMHEVLARPSDNPDFGYRGSDTPETDAWAHSVGVQLREALERVAESREGLSDSARALADWLGSHQAGLLEVVDKLARRSAGGIRIRVHGDLHLGQVLVAQGDAFIIDFEGEPTRSLDERRAHHSPLKDVAGMLRSFDYAAAMALRNAQGADASSEAEQARQRIASAYRSQARTAFLDAYRLAAANLPHAWHERDGEAAALALFSIEKAAYEILYEARYRPDWLDVPMLGLVELGRHLLGSKK, from the coding sequence ATGGCGAAGAGACAGCGGCCCGCCGCCTTCCTCAACGACCCGCTCTGGTACAAGGACGCGGTGATCTACCAGGTGCACGTGAAGTCGTTCTTCGACTCCAACAACGACGGCATCGGCGACTTCCCCGGCCTGATCGACAAGCTCGACTACATCGCCGAGCTGGGCGTGAACACCATCTGGCTGCTGCCGTTCTACCCCTCGCCACGGCGCGACGACGGCTACGACATCGCCGAATACCGCGGCGTGCACCCCGACTACGGCAGCATGGCCGACGCCCGCCGCTTCATCGCCGAAGCCCACCGCCGCGGCCTGCGGGTGATCACCGAGCTGGTCATCAACCACACCTCCGACCAGCACCCCTGGTTCAAGCGCGCCCGCGAGGCGAAGAAGGGCTCCCGGGCGCGGGACTACTACGTCTGGTCCGACACCGACCAGCACTACCAGGGCACGCGGATCATCTTCCTCGACACCGAGAAGTCCAACTGGACCTGGGACCCGGTGGCCGGGCAGTACTTCTGGCACCGCTTCTACTCCCACCAGCCCGACCTCAACTTCGACAACCCCCAGGTGATGCGCGAGGTGCTCGCTGTGATGCGCTTCTGGCTCGACCTGGGCGTCGACGGCCTGCGCCTGGACGCCATCCCGTACCTGATCGAGCGCGACGGCACCCACAACGAGAACCTCCCCGAGACCCACCAGGTGCTCAAGCGCATCCGCGCCGAACTGGACGCCAAGTACCCCGACCGCATGCTCCTGGCCGAGGCCAACCAGTGGCCCGAGGACACCCAGCTGTATTTCGGCGGCAACGAGAGCGGCGAGGGCGACGAATGCCACATGGCCTTCCACTTCCCGCTGATGCCGCGCATGTACATGGCCATCGCCCAGGAAGACCGCTTCCCCATCACCGACATCCTGCGGCAGACCCCGGACATCCCCGCCAACTGCCAGTGGGCCATCTTCCTGCGCAACCACGATGAGCTGACCCTGGAGATGGTCACCGACCAGGAGCGCGACTACCTCTGGGACTACTACGCCGCCGACCGCCGCGCGCGCATCAACCTGGGGATCCGCCGGCGCCTGGCGCCCCTGGTGGAGCGCGACCGCCGGCGCATCGAGCTGCTCAACAGCCTGCTGCTGTCCATGCCCGGCACGCCGACCCTCTACTACGGCGACGAGATCGGCATGGGCGACAACATCTTCCTGGGTGATCGCGACGGCGTGCGCACGCCCATGCAATGGTCCATCGACCGCAACGGCGGCTTCTCCCGCGCCGACCCCGCGAGCCTGGTGCTGCCGCCGATCATGGACCCGCTCTACGGCTTCCAGACCATCAACGTCGAGGCCCAGGCGCGCGACCCGCACTCGCTGCTCAACTGGACCCGGCGCATGCTCGCCGTGCGCAAGCAGCAGAAGGCCTTCGGGCGCGGCAGCCTGAAGATGCTGTCACCGGCCAACCGCCGCATCCTCGCGTACCTGCGCGAGTACACCGGGCCCGACGGCCGCCACGAGATCGTCCTGTGCGTGGCCAACCTGTCCCGCGCCGCCCAGGCCGCCGAACTCGAGCTCTCCGCCTACGACGGCAAGGTGCCGGTCGAGATGGTCGGTGGCTCGCCATTCCCGCCGATCGGCCAGCTCAACTACCTGCTGACCCTGCCGCCGTACGGCTTCTACTGGTTCCTACTCGCAGACGAGGCGCAAATGCCCACCTGGCACGTACCCCCCGTGGACCGGCTGCCCGAGCTGCCCACCCTGGTCATCAAGCACGACTTGCAGGAGCTGCTGCGCGGCGCCGCCGGCGGCACCCTGGCGCGCGAATCCCTGCCGGCCTACCTGCCCAAGCGCCGCTGGTTCTCCGGCGACGGCGCGGGCGAGGTGCGCCTGCTCTATGCCGTGCCCTTCGGCGAGGCGGACGAGCTCTGCGTGCTGGCCGAGGTGGAAAGCCGCGACGGCGAGCGCCGCGAGCACTACCAGTTGCCGCTGGCTTTCGTCGCCGAGCACCAGGCGGGCAGCGCCGTGCCCGAGCAACTGGCCCTGGCGCGCCTGCGCCGGGGGCGCCAGGTCGGCCTGCTCACCGACGCCTTCACCCTGCCGGGCTTCGTCCGCCAGGTGGTGCGCCAGCTGAGTCGCGGCCAGGTGCTGCGCTGGCAGGGAAGCGAGCTGCAGTTCGCCCCGACCTCGCGCCTGGTGGACTTCATCGGCGCCCTGGACGGCGACGTCAATCTCGTCTCCGCCGAGCAGTCCAACAGCTCGGCGGTGATCGGCGAGAGCATGGTGCTCAAGCTGGTGCGCCGGGTGCTGCCCGGCATCCACCCGGAAACCGAGATGGGCGGCTACCTCACCGAGCAGGGCTTCGCCAACATCCCGCCATTGCTGGGCGAGGTGCGCCGGGTCGACGAAGCCGGCACCCCGCACACGCTGATGGTGCTGCAGGCCTTCCTCAGCAACCAGGGCGACGCCTGGCAATGGACGCAGAACACCCTGGAACGCGCCGTGCGTGACGAGCTGGCCGGTGGCGTGTCCGGGCTGGAGAGCCAGTACACCGCGCTGGTGGAACTGGAAGCCTTCGCCCGCATGCTCGGCCGCCGCCTCGGCGAGATGCACGAGGTGCTCGCCCGCCCCAGCGACAACCCCGACTTCGGCTACCGGGGCAGCGACACGCCGGAAACCGACGCCTGGGCCCACAGCGTCGGCGTGCAGCTGCGCGAGGCGCTGGAGCGGGTGGCCGAATCCCGCGAAGGCCTTTCCGACTCCGCACGGGCGCTGGCCGACTGGCTGGGCAGCCACCAGGCCGGGCTGCTGGAGGTGGTCGACAAGCTGGCCCGGCGCAGCGCCGGCGGCATCCGCATCCGCGTGCACGGCGACCTGCACCTGGGGCAGGTACTGGTGGCCCAGGGCGACGCCTTCATCATCGACTTCGAAGGCGAGCCGACCCGCAGCCTGGACGAGCGCCGCGCCCACCACAGCCCGCTGAAGGACGTGGCCGGCATGCTGCGCTCCTTCGACTACGCCGCCGCCATGGCCCTGCGCAACGCCCAGGGCGCCGATGCCTCCAGCGAGGCCGAGCAGGCCCGCCAGCGCATCGCCAGCGCCTACCGCAGCCAGGCCCGCACGGCCTTCCTTGACGCCTATCGGCTGGCCGCCGCCAACCTGCCGCACGCCTGGCACGAGCGTGACGGCGAGGCCGCCGCCCTGGCGCTGTTCAGCATCGAGAAGGCCGCCTACGAAATCCTTTACGAAGCCCGCTACCGCCCCGATTGGCTGGATGTGCCGATGCTGGGGCTGGTGGAACTGGGCCGCCATCTCCTGGGGAGCAAGAAATGA
- a CDS encoding sigma-54-dependent transcriptional regulator — protein sequence MRIHVTFIDRVGITQEVLALLGGRNLNLDAVEMVPPNVYIDAPTLSAEVLDELRGALHKVHGVQEVTVVDILPGQRHRLQLDALLAAMTDPVLAVDQDGRVLLANPALLALHGGELEGATLAQLFADDSLHNVLREQGFRLPLREVTLKGQALMLDAVPITEGEHLAGALLTLYLPNRIGERLSALHHDHAEGFDALLGDSQPIRTLKARALRVAALDAPLLINGETGTGKELVARACHAVSARHNQPFLALNCAALPENLAESELFGYAPGAFTGAQRGGKPGLLELANQGTVFLDEIGEMSPYLQAKLLRFLSDGCFRRVGGDREVKVDVRILSATHRDLEKMVAEGSFREDLFYRLNVLNLEVPPLRERGQDILLLARFFMQQACTQIQRPPCRLAPGTYPALLGNRWPGNVRQLQNVIFRAAAICESSIVEIGDLDIAGTAVARQNDGEVNSLEEAVENFERALLEKLFTRYPSTRQLAARLQTSHTAIAHRLRKYGIPGKS from the coding sequence ATGCGCATTCACGTCACCTTCATCGATCGCGTCGGCATCACCCAGGAAGTCCTCGCCCTGCTGGGCGGGCGCAACCTCAACCTGGACGCGGTGGAGATGGTCCCGCCGAACGTCTACATCGACGCGCCCACCCTCAGCGCCGAGGTGCTGGACGAGCTGCGCGGCGCGCTGCACAAGGTGCATGGCGTGCAGGAGGTGACGGTGGTGGACATCCTCCCCGGCCAGCGCCACCGGCTGCAGCTGGATGCACTGCTGGCGGCCATGACCGACCCGGTGCTGGCGGTGGACCAGGACGGCCGCGTGCTGCTGGCCAACCCGGCGCTGCTGGCCCTGCATGGCGGTGAACTGGAAGGCGCGACGCTGGCCCAGCTGTTCGCCGACGACAGCCTGCACAACGTGCTGCGCGAGCAGGGTTTCCGCCTGCCGCTGCGCGAGGTGACGCTCAAGGGCCAGGCGTTGATGCTCGACGCCGTGCCCATCACCGAAGGCGAGCACCTGGCCGGTGCGCTGCTCACCCTTTACCTGCCCAACCGCATCGGCGAACGCCTCTCGGCCCTGCACCACGATCACGCCGAAGGCTTCGACGCGCTGCTGGGTGACTCCCAGCCCATCCGCACCCTCAAGGCCCGCGCCCTGCGCGTGGCGGCCCTGGACGCGCCCCTGCTGATCAACGGCGAGACCGGCACCGGCAAGGAGCTGGTGGCGCGGGCCTGCCACGCCGTCAGCGCGCGGCACAACCAGCCGTTCCTGGCGCTGAACTGCGCGGCATTGCCGGAGAACCTCGCCGAAAGCGAGCTGTTCGGCTATGCCCCGGGCGCCTTCACCGGTGCCCAGCGCGGCGGCAAGCCGGGGCTGCTGGAGTTGGCCAACCAGGGCACGGTGTTCCTCGACGAGATCGGCGAGATGTCGCCCTACCTGCAGGCCAAGCTGCTGCGCTTTCTCAGCGATGGCTGCTTCCGCCGGGTGGGCGGCGACCGCGAGGTGAAGGTGGACGTGCGCATCCTCAGCGCCACCCACCGCGACCTGGAGAAGATGGTGGCCGAGGGCAGCTTCCGCGAGGACCTGTTCTACCGCCTCAACGTGCTCAACCTGGAAGTGCCGCCGCTGCGCGAACGGGGGCAGGACATCCTCCTGCTGGCGCGCTTCTTCATGCAGCAGGCCTGCACCCAGATCCAGCGCCCGCCCTGCCGCCTGGCGCCGGGCACCTACCCGGCGCTGCTGGGCAACCGCTGGCCCGGCAACGTGCGCCAGTTGCAGAACGTGATCTTCCGCGCCGCGGCCATCTGCGAGAGCAGCATCGTCGAGATAGGCGACCTGGACATCGCCGGCACCGCCGTCGCCCGGCAGAACGACGGCGAGGTGAACAGCCTGGAAGAGGCCGTGGAGAACTTCGAGCGCGCGCTGCTGGAAAAGCTCTTCACCCGCTACCCCTCCACGCGCCAGCTGGCGGCACGGCTGCAGACCTCGCACACCGCCATCGCCCACCGCTTGCGCAAGTACGGGATACCCGGCAAAAGCTGA
- the gcvH gene encoding glycine cleavage system protein GcvH, giving the protein MSELRFTAEHEWLRLEADGQVTVGITEYAQEALGDVVFVQLPELQAYAQGAEVAVLESVKAASNIVMPLDGDVLEINETLNDSPELVNEDPLGKGWFFRMRLADNAVLADLMDRAAYEALIKNA; this is encoded by the coding sequence ATGAGCGAGTTGCGTTTCACCGCCGAACACGAATGGCTGCGCCTGGAGGCCGATGGCCAGGTGACCGTGGGCATCACCGAGTACGCCCAGGAGGCGCTGGGTGACGTGGTCTTCGTGCAGCTGCCGGAGCTCCAGGCCTATGCGCAGGGCGCGGAAGTCGCGGTGCTGGAGTCGGTCAAGGCCGCCAGCAACATCGTCATGCCGCTGGACGGCGACGTGCTCGAAATCAACGAAACCCTCAACGACAGCCCCGAACTGGTCAACGAAGACCCGCTCGGCAAGGGCTGGTTCTTCCGCATGCGCCTGGCCGACAACGCCGTGCTGGCCGACCTGATGGACCGCGCCGCGTACGAAGCCCTGATCAAGAACGCCTGA
- a CDS encoding alpha-1,4-glucan--maltose-1-phosphate maltosyltransferase, which produces MSLNTPAESAARLSGALQLDEALAFPRIAIESVEPQLEGGRFAAKAIEGEARTVTAVIFADGHDKLAGQVLWRLVEDPEWQRVPLEFLGNDHWQASFVPPRVGRVVFAVEAWWDLYGSYCYELSKKHGAGVPIKLELQEGELLLRQALEQAPAALVDELQALLTRLEETQSIDERVALLLAPETVAAVTRVEAHPHRVRSPLYPLDVERKLAEFASWYELFPRSAANDGKRHGTFRDVIARLPDIQAMGFDVLYFPPIHPIGRTHRKGPNNSLKAGPDDPGSPYAIGSAEGGHEAIHPQLGSREDFQALVQAAREHGLEIALDFAIQCSPDHPWLAQHPGWFSWRPDGSIRHAENPPKKYEDIVNVDFYARDAQPDLWLALRDVVKGWVEQGVTLFRVDNPHTKPLPFWEWLIADIRAAHPEVIFLAEAFTRPAVMARLGKVGFTQSYTYFTWRNTKEELAQYFTELNQPPLCDCYRPNFFVNTPDINPFPLHGQGRAAFLIRAALATMGSGLWGMYSGFEICESAPVPGKEEYLDSEKYQLRQRDYRAPGNIVSEIAQLNRIRRANPALQTHLGLQVYNAWNDNILYFGKRTADRSNFILIAISLDPHNAQEAHFELPLWELGLPEDAATHGEDLMNGHTWTWHGKTQWMRIEPWHQPFGIWRIRAAT; this is translated from the coding sequence ATGTCCCTGAACACCCCAGCCGAGTCCGCCGCGCGCCTTTCCGGGGCGCTGCAACTGGATGAGGCCCTGGCCTTCCCGCGTATCGCCATCGAGTCCGTCGAGCCCCAGCTGGAGGGCGGCCGCTTCGCCGCCAAGGCCATCGAGGGCGAGGCTCGCACCGTCACGGCGGTGATCTTCGCCGACGGCCACGACAAGCTCGCCGGCCAGGTGCTCTGGCGCCTGGTCGAGGACCCCGAGTGGCAGCGCGTGCCCCTGGAGTTCCTCGGCAACGACCACTGGCAGGCCAGCTTCGTGCCGCCGCGCGTGGGCCGCGTGGTGTTCGCCGTGGAAGCCTGGTGGGACCTCTACGGCAGCTACTGCTACGAGCTGTCGAAGAAGCACGGCGCCGGCGTGCCGATCAAGCTGGAGCTGCAGGAAGGCGAGCTGCTGCTGCGCCAGGCCCTGGAACAGGCCCCGGCGGCCCTGGTGGACGAGCTGCAGGCGTTGCTCACGCGCCTGGAGGAAACGCAGTCCATCGACGAGCGCGTGGCCCTGCTGCTGGCGCCCGAGACCGTGGCCGCCGTGACCCGGGTCGAGGCCCATCCCCACCGTGTGCGCAGCCCGCTGTACCCGCTGGACGTGGAACGCAAGTTGGCTGAGTTCGCCAGCTGGTACGAGCTGTTCCCGCGCTCGGCGGCCAACGACGGCAAGCGCCACGGCACCTTCCGCGACGTCATCGCGCGTCTGCCGGACATCCAGGCCATGGGCTTCGACGTGCTCTACTTCCCGCCCATCCACCCCATCGGCCGTACCCACCGCAAGGGGCCGAACAACTCCCTCAAGGCCGGCCCGGACGACCCCGGCAGCCCCTACGCCATCGGCAGTGCCGAGGGCGGCCACGAGGCCATCCACCCGCAACTGGGCAGCCGCGAGGACTTCCAGGCCCTGGTCCAGGCCGCCCGCGAGCACGGCCTGGAGATCGCCCTCGACTTCGCCATCCAGTGCTCCCCGGACCACCCCTGGCTGGCCCAGCACCCCGGCTGGTTCAGCTGGCGCCCCGACGGCAGCATCCGCCACGCCGAGAACCCGCCGAAGAAGTACGAGGACATCGTCAACGTCGACTTCTACGCCCGGGATGCCCAGCCCGACCTGTGGCTGGCCCTGCGCGACGTGGTCAAGGGCTGGGTGGAGCAGGGCGTGACCCTGTTCCGCGTCGACAACCCGCACACCAAGCCGCTGCCGTTCTGGGAATGGCTGATCGCCGACATCCGCGCGGCCCATCCCGAGGTGATCTTCCTCGCCGAGGCCTTCACCCGGCCGGCGGTGATGGCGCGCCTGGGCAAGGTCGGCTTCACCCAGAGCTACACCTACTTCACCTGGCGCAACACCAAGGAGGAGCTCGCCCAGTACTTCACCGAGCTCAACCAGCCGCCCCTGTGCGACTGCTATCGGCCGAACTTCTTCGTCAACACGCCGGACATCAACCCCTTCCCGCTGCACGGCCAGGGCCGCGCCGCCTTCCTCATCCGCGCCGCCCTGGCGACCATGGGCTCCGGCCTCTGGGGCATGTACTCGGGCTTCGAGATCTGCGAGTCGGCACCGGTGCCGGGCAAGGAGGAGTACCTGGATTCGGAGAAGTACCAGCTGCGCCAGCGCGACTACCGGGCGCCCGGCAACATCGTCAGCGAGATCGCCCAGCTCAACCGCATCCGCCGCGCCAACCCGGCGTTGCAGACCCACCTGGGGCTGCAGGTCTACAACGCCTGGAACGACAACATCCTGTACTTCGGCAAGCGCACCGCCGACCGCTCCAACTTCATCCTCATCGCCATCAGCCTCGACCCGCACAACGCCCAGGAGGCGCACTTCGAGCTGCCGCTGTGGGAACTGGGCCTGCCCGAGGACGCCGCCACCCACGGCGAGGACCTGATGAACGGCCACACCTGGACCTGGCACGGCAAGACCCAGTGGATGCGCATCGAGCCCTGGCACCAGCCCTTCGGCATCTGGCGCATCCGCGCCGCGACCTGA
- a CDS encoding PulJ/GspJ family protein has protein sequence MRGQHGFTLIEVMVAILLMALVSLVAWRGLDSVSRSDAHLQATAERNDELLRALNQLQRDLAQRATTELLEPLRPDADADALPVRSGPPALVLRGGGNGPPRLELVRVAPSRPGLLLRVRWWVEGDTLYRAASSAGSRYPLPAPGQGVAVMSGVSDFDLRTWRPGKGWTALTGTPVENPQGLELTLTRQTAQGTEHYRQVMGPFP, from the coding sequence ATGAGGGGCCAGCACGGTTTCACCCTGATCGAGGTGATGGTGGCGATCCTGCTGATGGCCCTGGTTTCGCTGGTGGCCTGGCGCGGCCTGGACAGCGTGAGCCGCAGCGACGCGCACCTGCAGGCAACAGCCGAACGCAACGATGAGCTGCTGCGCGCGCTCAACCAGTTGCAGCGCGACCTGGCCCAACGCGCCACCACCGAGTTGCTGGAGCCCCTGCGCCCGGATGCCGATGCCGACGCGCTGCCGGTCCGTTCCGGGCCGCCGGCCCTGGTGCTGCGCGGTGGCGGCAACGGGCCGCCGCGCCTGGAGCTGGTCCGCGTCGCTCCGTCCCGCCCCGGCCTGCTGCTGCGGGTGCGCTGGTGGGTGGAGGGCGACACCCTTTACCGCGCCGCCTCCAGCGCCGGCTCGCGCTACCCGCTGCCGGCACCCGGCCAGGGCGTGGCGGTGATGAGTGGCGTGAGCGATTTCGACCTGCGCACCTGGCGCCCCGGCAAGGGCTGGACCGCACTCACCGGCACCCCGGTGGAGAACCCCCAGGGCCTGGAACTCACCCTCACCCGCCAGACAGCGCAAGGCACCGAGCATTACCGCCAGGTGATGGGGCCGTTCCCGTAG
- the gspH gene encoding type II secretion system minor pseudopilin GspH: MSSPPECAGHAQRGFTLIELMVVLVIVGIATAAVSLSIRPDPARLLREDAKRLALLLQSAQDEARADGRAIAWQPDARGYRFLRLEDGGADARVFAGDPQLRPRTWQVSPLDVRLSSGRWLLIDAEWIGEPARIELSDGHNSVRVVREPSGRIEVQ; this comes from the coding sequence ATGTCATCTCCTCCCGAGTGTGCCGGGCACGCGCAACGGGGGTTCACCCTGATCGAGCTGATGGTGGTGCTGGTGATCGTCGGCATCGCCACGGCGGCGGTGAGCCTGAGCATCCGCCCCGACCCGGCGCGCCTGCTGCGCGAGGACGCCAAGCGCCTGGCGCTGCTGTTGCAGAGTGCCCAGGACGAGGCCCGCGCCGACGGCCGCGCCATCGCCTGGCAGCCGGACGCACGCGGCTACCGCTTCCTGCGCCTGGAAGATGGCGGCGCCGATGCGCGGGTGTTCGCCGGCGACCCGCAGCTGCGCCCGCGTACCTGGCAGGTGAGCCCGCTGGACGTGCGCCTGAGCAGCGGGCGCTGGCTGCTGATCGACGCCGAGTGGATCGGCGAGCCGGCGCGCATCGAGCTGTCGGATGGGCACAATAGCGTCAGGGTCGTGCGCGAGCCGTCCGGCCGCATCGAGGTGCAGTGA